One genomic window of Haliotis asinina isolate JCU_RB_2024 chromosome 4, JCU_Hal_asi_v2, whole genome shotgun sequence includes the following:
- the LOC137281272 gene encoding cullin-3-A-like isoform X1, translated as MSSGMVRSQARKDTKMRIRAFPMTMDEKYVNNIWALLKNAIQEIQKKNNSGLSFEELYRNAYTMVLHKHGEKLYTGLREVVTDHLVNKVREDVLEALNNNFLQTLNIAWNDHQTSMVMIRDILMYMDRVYVQQNNVDNVYNLGLIIFRDQVVRHPIIRDHLKATLLEMVARERKGEVVDRGAVKNACQMLMVLGIDSRNVYEEDFERPFLEQSAEFYRLESQKFLAENSASVYIKKVEARINEEAERATHYLDKSTEEPIVKVLEEELISKHMKTIVEMENSGVVHMLENNKTDDLACMYKLFIRVPSGLKTMCECISKYLREQGRALVVEEGEEGKNAITYIQSLLDLKDRFDHFLHESFSDDKLFKQMISSDFEYFINLNSKSPEYLSLFIDDKLKKGVKGMTEQEIENVLDKSMVLFRYLQEKDVFERYYKQHLARRLLLNKSVSDDSEKNMISKLKTECGCQFTSKLEGMFKDMTVSNTINEEFKGFVTQAQVNLCGVDLTVRVLTAGFWPTQSATPSCNIPHAPRTAFEAFRRFYLAKHSGRKLTLQPHLGSADLHATFYGPKKEEQSEMSAASSAKGPRKHILQVSTYQMCILMLFNNRDKWTYEEVKNETDIPERELTRALQSLAVGKIAQRVLHKEPKTKDIEPNHLFTVNDQFSSKLFRVKIQMVAANKGEAEPERKETRNKVDEDRKHEIEAAIVRIMKARKKLQHNVLVAECTEMLKPRFLPSPVIIKKRIEGLIEREYLARSTEDRKVYTYVA; from the exons ATGTCGAGTGGTATGGTCAGATCTCAAGCCAGGAAAGATACCAAAATGCGTATCAGGGCTTTTCCT aTGACCATGGATGAGAAGTATGTAAACAACATATGGGCTTTATTGAAAAATGCCATCCAGGAAATTCAGAAGAAGAATAATAGTGGCTTAAGCTTTGAAGAGCTGTACCGTAATGCCTACACCATGGTTCTACACAAACATGGTGAAAAACTTTATACAGGCTTACGTGAGGTTGTCACTGACCATCTTGTAAACAAG GTGCGGGAGGATGTTCTCGAGGCCCTCAACAACAACTTCCTGCAGACCCTCAATATAGCATGGAACGATCATCAGACATCCATGGTGATGATCCGTGACATCCTCATGTACATG GACCGAGTATATGTTCAACAAAACAATGTTGACAACGTCTACAACCTAGGACTGATTATATTCCGGGATCAGGTTGTCCGGCATCCCATCATCCGGGATCATTTGAAGGCGACCTTGCTGGAGATGGTGGCTCGGGAACGGAAAGGGGAGGTTGTAGACAG AGGGGCTGTGAAGAACGCTTGTCAGATGTTGATGGTTCTAGGTATCGACTCGCGCAACGTGTACGAGGAAGACTTTGAAAGACCTTTCCTAGAACAGTCAGCGGAGTTCTACAGG TTGGAGAGTCAGAAGTTTCTGGCAGAGAACAGTGCATCTGTGTACATTAAGAAAGTGGAGGCCCGCATTAATGAGGAAGCAGAAAGGGCCACACACTATCTAGACAAGTCCACTGAGGAACCAATAGTCAAG GTTTTAGAAGAGGAACTAATTAGCAAGCATATGAAAACAATTGTTGAG atggaaaactCTGGTGTTGTACATATGCTAGAGAATAACAAAACAGATG ACTTGGCATGTATGTACAAGTTGTTTATACGGGTACCAAGTGGGTTGAAGACAATGTGTGAATGCATCAGCAAGTATCTACGAGAGCAAGGTCGTGCCCTGGTAGTGGAAGAGGGAGAAGAGGGCAAAAATGccattacatacatacag AGTTTACTGGATCTGAAGGATCGGTTTGATCACTTCCTTCACGAATCATTCAGCGACGATAAACTGTTCAAGCAGATGATATCCAGTGACTTCGAGTACTTCATCAACCTGAACTCCAAATCCCCAGAGTACCTGTCACTCTTCATCGATGACAAGCTCAAAAAGGGTGTCAAAGGG ATGACAGAACAGGAAATTGAAAATGTCCTGGACAAGAGCATGGTGCTGTTCCGTTACCTCCAGGAGAAGGATGTGTTTGAACGATACTACAAGCAGCATCTGGCACGGCGGTTGCTTCTTAACAAGAGCGTGTCCGATGACTCCGAGAAAAACATGATCTCCAAGCTCAAG ACGGAATGTGGGTGCCAGTTTACATCCAAGCTAGAAGGGATGTTCAAGGACATGACAGTTTCTAACACCATCAATGAAGAGTTCAAGGGTTTCGTCACACAGGCACAG GTGAACTTATGCGGAGTGGACCTGACTGTGCGAGTGTTGACAGCTGGCTTCTGGCCCACACAATCTGCCACACCCAGCTGCAACATCCCCCATGCTCCAAGGACAGCGTTCGAGGCATTCAGAAG gttTTATTTAGCAAAACACAGTGGCCGTAAGCTCACACTACAACCACACCTGGGATCAGCAGACTTACATGCAACATTTTATGGCCCCAAAAAGGAGGAACAGTCAGAGATGAGTGCCGCCAGCTCCGCCAAAGGGCCCCGGAAGCACATCCTGCAGGTGTCCACGTACCAGATGTGTATACTCATGCTGTTCAATAATAGGGATAAGTGGACGTATGAG GAAGTAAAGAATGAGACAGATATCCCTGAACGAGAGTTGACAAGAGCGCTACAGTCACTAGCTGTAGGTAAAATAGCTCAGCGAGTTCTACACAAGGAACCCAAGACTAAAGATATAG aACCTAACCACTTGTTCACAGTCAATGATCAGTTCTCGTCCAAACTATTCAGAGTAAAGATACAGATGG TTGCAGCCAACAAGGGAGAGGCTGAACCAGAGAGGAAGGAGACAAGAAACAAAGTGGATGAAGATAGGAAACATGA AATAGAAGCTGCTATAGTTCGTATAATGAAAGCAAGGAAGAAGCTGCAGCACAATGTTTTAGTAGCAGAG TGTACGGAAATGCTGAAGCCTCGGTTCCTGCCAAGTCCGGTGATTATAAAGAAAAGGATAGAGGGCTTGATAGAGAGAGAGTACCTGGCCCGATCTACAGAAGACAG AAAAGTGTACACATATGTAGcctga
- the LOC137281272 gene encoding cullin-3-A-like isoform X2: MSSGMVRSQARKDTKMRIRAFPMTMDEKYVNNIWALLKNAIQEIQKKNNSGLSFEELYRNAYTMVLHKHGEKLYTGLREVVTDHLVNKVREDVLEALNNNFLQTLNIAWNDHQTSMVMIRDILMYMDRVYVQQNNVDNVYNLGLIIFRDQVVRHPIIRDHLKATLLEMVARERKGEVVDRGAVKNACQMLMVLGIDSRNVYEEDFERPFLEQSAEFYRLESQKFLAENSASVYIKKVEARINEEAERATHYLDKSTEEPIVKVLEEELISKHMKTIVEMENSGVVHMLENNKTDDLACMYKLFIRVPSGLKTMCECISKYLREQGRALVVEEGEEGKNAITYIQSLLDLKDRFDHFLHESFSDDKLFKQMISSDFEYFINLNSKSPEYLSLFIDDKLKKGVKGMTEQEIENVLDKSMVLFRYLQEKDVFERYYKQHLARRLLLNKSVSDDSEKNMISKLKTECGCQFTSKLEGMFKDMTVSNTINEEFKGFVTQAQVNLCGVDLTVRVLTAGFWPTQSATPSCNIPHAPRTAFEAFRRFYLAKHSGRKLTLQPHLGSADLHATFYGPKKEEQSEMSAASSAKGPRKHILQVSTYQMCILMLFNNRDKWTYEEVKNETDIPERELTRALQSLAVGKIAQRVLHKEPKTKDIEPNHLFTVNDQFSSKLFRVKIQMVAANKGEAEPERKETRNKVDEDRKHEIEAAIVRIMKARKKLQHNVLVAECTEMLKPRFLPSPVIIKKRIEGLIEREYLARSTEDRKVYTYVA, translated from the exons ATGTCGAGTGGTATGGTCAGATCTCAAGCCAGGAAAGATACCAAAATGCGTATCAGGGCTTTTCCT aTGACCATGGATGAGAAGTATGTAAACAACATATGGGCTTTATTGAAAAATGCCATCCAGGAAATTCAGAAGAAGAATAATAGTGGCTTAAGCTTTGAAGAGCTGTACCGTAATGCCTACACCATGGTTCTACACAAACATGGTGAAAAACTTTATACAGGCTTACGTGAGGTTGTCACTGACCATCTTGTAAACAAG GTGCGGGAGGATGTTCTCGAGGCCCTCAACAACAACTTCCTGCAGACCCTCAATATAGCATGGAACGATCATCAGACATCCATGGTGATGATCCGTGACATCCTCATGTACATG GACCGAGTATATGTTCAACAAAACAATGTTGACAACGTCTACAACCTAGGACTGATTATATTCCGGGATCAGGTTGTCCGGCATCCCATCATCCGGGATCATTTGAAGGCGACCTTGCTGGAGATGGTGGCTCGGGAACGGAAAGGGGAGGTTGTAGACAG AGGGGCTGTGAAGAACGCTTGTCAGATGTTGATGGTTCTAGGTATCGACTCGCGCAACGTGTACGAGGAAGACTTTGAAAGACCTTTCCTAGAACAGTCAGCGGAGTTCTACAGG TTGGAGAGTCAGAAGTTTCTGGCAGAGAACAGTGCATCTGTGTACATTAAGAAAGTGGAGGCCCGCATTAATGAGGAAGCAGAAAGGGCCACACACTATCTAGACAAGTCCACTGAGGAACCAATAGTCAAG GTTTTAGAAGAGGAACTAATTAGCAAGCATATGAAAACAATTGTTGAG atggaaaactCTGGTGTTGTACATATGCTAGAGAATAACAAAACAGATG ACTTGGCATGTATGTACAAGTTGTTTATACGGGTACCAAGTGGGTTGAAGACAATGTGTGAATGCATCAGCAAGTATCTACGAGAGCAAGGTCGTGCCCTGGTAGTGGAAGAGGGAGAAGAGGGCAAAAATGccattacatacatacag AGTTTACTGGATCTGAAGGATCGGTTTGATCACTTCCTTCACGAATCATTCAGCGACGATAAACTGTTCAAGCAGATGATATCCAGTGACTTCGAGTACTTCATCAACCTGAACTCCAAATCCCCAGAGTACCTGTCACTCTTCATCGATGACAAGCTCAAAAAGGGTGTCAAAGGG ATGACAGAACAGGAAATTGAAAATGTCCTGGACAAGAGCATGGTGCTGTTCCGTTACCTCCAGGAGAAGGATGTGTTTGAACGATACTACAAGCAGCATCTGGCACGGCGGTTGCTTCTTAACAAGAGCGTGTCCGATGACTCCGAGAAAAACATGATCTCCAAGCTCAAG ACGGAATGTGGGTGCCAGTTTACATCCAAGCTAGAAGGGATGTTCAAGGACATGACAGTTTCTAACACCATCAATGAAGAGTTCAAGGGTTTCGTCACACAGGCACAG GTGAACTTATGCGGAGTGGACCTGACTGTGCGAGTGTTGACAGCTGGCTTCTGGCCCACACAATCTGCCACACCCAGCTGCAACATCCCCCATGCTCCAAGGACAGCGTTCGAGGCATTCAGAAG gttTTATTTAGCAAAACACAGTGGCCGTAAGCTCACACTACAACCACACCTGGGATCAGCAGACTTACATGCAACATTTTATGGCCCCAAAAAGGAGGAACAGTCAGAGATGAGTGCCGCCAGCTCCGCCAAAGGGCCCCGGAAGCACATCCTGCAGGTGTCCACGTACCAGATGTGTATACTCATGCTGTTCAATAATAGGGATAAGTGGACGTATGAG GAAGTAAAGAATGAGACAGATATCCCTGAACGAGAGTTGACAAGAGCGCTACAGTCACTAGCTGTAGGTAAAATAGCTCAGCGAGTTCTACACAAGGAACCCAAGACTAAAGATATAG aACCTAACCACTTGTTCACAGTCAATGATCAGTTCTCGTCCAAACTATTCAGAGTAAAGATACAGATGG TTGCAGCCAACAAGGGAGAGGCTGAACCAGAGAGGAAGGAGACAAGAAACAAAGTGGATGAAGATAGGAAACATGAA ATAGAAGCTGCTATAGTTCGTATAATGAAAGCAAGGAAGAAGCTGCAGCACAATGTTTTAGTAGCAGAG TGTACGGAAATGCTGAAGCCTCGGTTCCTGCCAAGTCCGGTGATTATAAAGAAAAGGATAGAGGGCTTGATAGAGAGAGAGTACCTGGCCCGATCTACAGAAGACAG AAAAGTGTACACATATGTAGcctga